In Desulfovibrio psychrotolerans, a single window of DNA contains:
- a CDS encoding winged helix-turn-helix transcriptional regulator, which yields MKLRILALLQALSENSRLSQTRLGKFCHTSSAMVHKYLAEMQGQGLVDFQPVDKKSYMYALTPKGVAERKTLMETYCSEMVQAYASLKQIVRRRLEPLTEEGITRVALFGAAETCEVVLTALQGSGCTVVGILDNASRKQGTRFHDHTVLPPESLAHLDAQAVIITSFARQDDIYRQLAAMPAMREKKIFTL from the coding sequence GTGAAGCTGCGCATCCTGGCCCTGCTGCAGGCTCTTTCGGAAAACAGCCGGCTCAGCCAGACCCGGCTGGGAAAATTCTGCCATACCAGCAGCGCCATGGTGCACAAATATCTGGCTGAAATGCAGGGGCAGGGCCTTGTGGATTTTCAGCCCGTGGACAAGAAAAGCTACATGTATGCTCTCACTCCCAAGGGAGTGGCGGAAAGAAAAACACTCATGGAGACCTACTGCTCGGAAATGGTGCAGGCATACGCCTCGCTCAAGCAGATAGTCCGCAGGCGGCTTGAGCCGCTGACGGAAGAAGGCATAACCAGAGTGGCTCTCTTCGGCGCAGCCGAAACCTGCGAGGTGGTTCTCACCGCCCTGCAGGGCAGCGGATGCACCGTTGTGGGCATTCTGGACAACGCCTCGCGCAAACAGGGCACCCGCTTTCACGATCACACTGTTCTGCCCCCCGAATCTCTCGCCCATCTGGACGCGCAGGCCGTTATTATCACGTCGTTCGCCCGGCAGGACGACATATACCGGCAGCTTGCCGCCATGCCCGCCATGCGGGAAAAGAAGATATTCACACTATGA
- a CDS encoding YbhB/YbcL family Raf kinase inhibitor-like protein, translating to MRITSTAFAHGDTLPLRHAADGENLSPPLAWEDVPPQAKYLTLICDSALLTDRQTKQAEQAEQMTETDTQDHWLLYNLPATMTGLEEGVAREFDPFPGAGHGLNSCGNASYDGPKPTGKARMCQFTLHALDARVSIKPGATKGQVQRAMEGHILATARLMVRILPR from the coding sequence ATGCGCATAACAAGCACTGCCTTTGCCCACGGCGACACCCTGCCCCTGCGCCATGCGGCAGACGGCGAGAACCTTTCGCCCCCGCTGGCATGGGAGGATGTTCCCCCGCAGGCCAAATACCTGACACTTATCTGCGATTCGGCACTGCTCACAGATCGGCAGACAAAACAGGCAGAACAGGCGGAGCAGATGACGGAAACGGACACGCAGGACCACTGGCTGCTCTATAACCTCCCCGCCACCATGACCGGGCTGGAGGAAGGCGTGGCAAGGGAATTTGATCCCTTTCCCGGCGCGGGACACGGGCTGAACTCCTGCGGCAACGCCAGCTATGACGGGCCTAAACCCACGGGCAAGGCCCGCATGTGTCAGTTCACGCTGCATGCGCTGGACGCCCGCGTGAGCATTAAGCCCGGAGCCACCAAAGGGCAGGTGCAGCGCGCCATGGAAGGACACATCCTTGCCACCGCGCGGCTGATGGTGCGCATTCTGCCCCGCTGA
- a CDS encoding molybdopterin biosynthesis protein, with protein MTAPKRNVYLKTIPIPEAVEIARAALDRERLVRSVTVPANEAADRVLSEAVFARFSSPTVHSAAMDGYAVTAQATFGAREGSPKVLRKGTDCFAVNTGHPLPEGCDAVIMIENVTESGPDAIATEAPAFPWQHVRRIGEDIVATELLFPRNHRISPYDIGALLSAGLWDVPVWEPVRVAVIPTGDEVLDFTTRPTPGAGQVVESNSQVLAALARRLGCTVTRTPPVADNPEALRQAVQDALESEAHIAIICAGSSAGTKDYTRDTIAAFGEVLVHGIAAMPGKPSLLGVCRGKLVAGAPGYPVSAVVCFEELLAPLICWLGRTETPRRQPVQVELTRKVPSKLGMEEFLRLAVGKVGDKYVATPLARGAGCITTLSRAQALARIPAQAEGLEQHTAVAAELMVSEEAVRNVLVCVGSHDNTLDVLADELMGLDSPVRLTSSHVGSMGGILAIKNGSCHFAGAHLFDPECDDYNFPFLAKYLPEQLAKNEVTLVNLAIRHQGFIVPKGNPRGIRSIQDLADGTVRFLNRQRGAGTRILLDYHLKQAGIAFDAVNGYDKEEFTHMAVAVNVLTGAADTGLGIRAAARALELDFVPLARERYDLIIPNRFMETPGVQAVLKLLRSPTFRARIEAMGGYETTLTGQIMQAGYGLKGKES; from the coding sequence ATGACCGCACCCAAGCGCAACGTATACCTGAAGACCATCCCCATCCCTGAAGCCGTAGAAATAGCCCGCGCCGCGCTGGACCGCGAACGCCTTGTCCGCTCCGTCACCGTACCCGCCAACGAGGCGGCGGACCGCGTGCTCTCCGAGGCCGTCTTCGCCCGTTTCTCTTCCCCCACCGTGCACAGCGCAGCCATGGACGGCTATGCGGTTACCGCGCAGGCCACCTTCGGCGCACGCGAGGGCAGCCCCAAGGTGCTGCGCAAGGGAACGGACTGTTTCGCGGTGAATACCGGCCACCCCCTGCCGGAAGGGTGCGATGCGGTCATCATGATAGAAAACGTGACGGAATCCGGTCCGGACGCCATTGCCACGGAAGCCCCCGCCTTCCCATGGCAGCATGTGCGCCGCATTGGTGAGGATATCGTGGCCACGGAACTGCTCTTTCCCCGCAACCACCGCATAAGCCCCTACGACATAGGCGCGCTGCTCAGCGCAGGGCTGTGGGACGTTCCCGTCTGGGAACCTGTGCGGGTTGCCGTTATTCCTACCGGGGACGAGGTGCTGGACTTTACCACGCGCCCCACGCCCGGCGCGGGTCAGGTGGTGGAAAGTAACTCGCAGGTTCTTGCCGCCCTTGCACGCCGGCTGGGCTGCACCGTCACCCGCACTCCCCCCGTAGCCGACAACCCTGAGGCTCTGCGGCAGGCAGTGCAGGACGCCCTTGAATCAGAAGCCCACATCGCCATCATCTGCGCGGGGTCTTCTGCCGGAACAAAGGACTACACGCGGGACACCATTGCCGCCTTCGGCGAGGTGCTGGTGCACGGCATCGCGGCCATGCCCGGCAAGCCTTCGCTGCTCGGGGTATGCCGGGGCAAGCTGGTGGCGGGCGCGCCGGGGTATCCTGTCAGCGCCGTGGTGTGTTTCGAAGAACTGCTCGCCCCGCTCATATGCTGGCTGGGACGGACGGAAACACCCCGCCGCCAGCCGGTGCAGGTGGAACTGACACGCAAGGTTCCCTCCAAGCTGGGTATGGAAGAATTTTTGCGCCTTGCCGTGGGCAAGGTGGGCGATAAGTATGTGGCTACCCCGCTGGCTCGCGGGGCGGGCTGCATCACCACGCTTTCGCGGGCGCAGGCGCTGGCCCGCATACCCGCACAGGCGGAAGGGCTGGAACAGCATACCGCCGTTGCCGCTGAGCTTATGGTATCGGAAGAAGCGGTGCGGAACGTGCTGGTCTGCGTGGGCAGCCACGACAACACCCTTGATGTCCTCGCGGACGAGCTCATGGGACTGGATTCGCCCGTTCGCCTCACCTCCAGCCACGTGGGGTCCATGGGCGGCATCCTTGCCATTAAGAACGGCTCCTGCCACTTTGCCGGCGCCCACCTCTTTGACCCGGAATGCGATGACTACAACTTTCCCTTTCTGGCAAAATACCTCCCGGAGCAGCTTGCGAAGAACGAGGTTACGCTGGTGAACCTTGCCATACGGCATCAGGGATTCATTGTGCCCAAGGGCAATCCGCGCGGGATACGCAGCATTCAGGACCTTGCGGACGGCACAGTACGGTTTCTGAACCGGCAGCGCGGCGCGGGAACACGCATTCTGCTGGACTACCACCTCAAACAGGCGGGCATAGCTTTCGATGCTGTGAACGGCTACGACAAGGAAGAGTTCACCCACATGGCGGTGGCGGTGAACGTGCTCACGGGGGCGGCAGACACGGGGCTGGGCATCCGCGCGGCGGCGCGCGCGCTGGAACTGGACTTTGTTCCCCTTGCCCGCGAACGCTACGACCTCATCATCCCCAACAGGTTTATGGAAACACCGGGCGTGCAGGCGGTGCTGAAGCTGCTGCGTTCTCCCACCTTCCGCGCCCGCATAGAGGCGATGGGCGGATACGAAACCACCCTCACCGGACAGATAATGCAGGCCGGTTACGGACTGAAGGGCAAGGAGTCCTGA